The Paenibacillus sp. G2S3 region TCCGGCGAGCTCAGGAGAGATAAGCTCAGAACCGCTTAAAAAGCTGCGTGAGCAGGAAGATGCACTGATTCTCTCTTCAACTGATCTAAGTCAGATGGAGGATAGTATATCCATGCAGCAAAGCGCTTGCGAGGCCATTGAACCGATCGTAGTAGGAATGTCGGGTGTGCTGTATGAAGCTTTGAGTGAGTATGGTGACTCCTATCAAATGATCTCTTCTGTTCTTGAAGCTTCGCGCGTAGTGAATAACTATCTACAGAATTACGGTAAGAAGGGAAGTATTATCGTTAGTGATTTGGCTTTAATCGAACAGCACCGTAGCTCGGATAAAGAGCGTAAGCAATTGGAGAGAGAAGCAAAATCGAAGCTGGGTGAAGCGAAAGCATTGCTTGATAAGATTCGAACGATGGGTAACGGAGTGACAGATTCTCTGAAAAGCTATGATACACTTCGTCAATATTACGAGGAGAATATTGCTTTTAATAAGGAATTAGTATCAGATCCACTTGTTAAATCTGAAGTCAGCACTAACCCGTATACTGCTGGGAGTTCGGCGATGGAGGATATGGACGGAATCTATGCAGCGATGGGTGGCATTATGGGAGGGGCTAGAGATAGACTTTTTCAAACGGAGTATTCTGCTCTTTATTTTCAACATTTTGATGTTTCCAAGTTAGCTACTCTAGCACAAGGTTCTGAGGGCACAGCCGAACTTACAGACCAGCTAAATCCTCAAGCGCAAGAGCTGGAATACATTCTTTATGGATTTCATAATCCTGCTGGAAATGTTGCCGCAGCGTATGCTGAAATATTCGCCATGCGGCTGTCTATTCGAACGATGGAAGGTTTTATTGAGAAGGCAAGCTTAGGAAATCCATTGGCTGTTCTGGCTGCGGCACTATTATATGGCATTCAGCAAGCTATTCAGGATATGTTGCTACTCTGTGAGAAAGATTCCATACCACTGTCCAAATATTTGCCAGCCCAGCTGACTTATCGCGATCATTTGCGTCTGTTTATGATGATGCATGGAAGCGGTAATGTTCAGTTATCTCGGATGCTGGCTCTCATTCGATTGAACACAGGAATAAATCCAGATGAAAAAAACACGTATGTATCATCGAACATTAAGCTCGGAATGCGGCTATGGTTTCTGCCAGGTGTAGTGAAGTTGTTGGATTATAGCGCTGGGTATTCTGGAGAAGTGCAAGGCAGTACATATATGAGGGCAGTGCAGGCTGATTTTTCATATTAGCAGGAGGTTGGTAAGGATATGGGGTACGGGTACTGGATTAGGGGGAAGACGAAGGAAGAAGGCAGCATGGTAGTAGAAGCGGCGATGGTTCTTCCGATCTTCTTACTGTTTGTTCTGTTCCTAATTTCTATTGTACAGATGACCTTGTATTCGACAGCCTTACAAAGCACAGCATCCGATACTGTGAAATCTATTTCAACGCATATTTATCCGGCAGCTTTGGCGGTGCAGAAATGGGGGGCAACAATTGAAACTGGTGCAGATCCAGTGAAGGACGGAACGGATCTATCCACTGGCAATCAAGCTGAATCGAATTGGACGATTCCTCGCTTGTCACTTACAGATTGGGGCAGTAGTTATGCAATGTCATTACCTAAGCCGCTGAATGAGTGGGTCATGTCGGCTTTAGAGAAGGGCGAGGGACCTCTGCAGAAGCTACAGGCTGAGACCTCTGAAAGTGTACTGGATCTAGCCATTAAGCCCTTATTGAAGCCGTATCTATCATCAGACTTACTGGATTATGATCGAATTCATGTATCCAACATTATCGTGCCTGAGTTAAAGAAGAGTACCCGACCTTACTTTGGATTGGTTGTTAGTTATGAACTGCCGATGAAGGTGCCCTTTCTTAACCAACGCATTGTACTTGAGGCAAGTGCTGTTGAACGTCTTTGGATCGGGGATACAGGAGAGGGTACAAATAAGGGCAATGATGGCACTGGCCAACCAGAGGATTTTATTAAGATTTTGGAGAAACCGAATCCAGCTGTAGCCAATAAGCAAGGCAAAGTTCGTGCTAAAATTCCGCCGAATGCTTCCGCTAGCTTATCCGTTTTTTATAAAAGCGGGGGAAGTACTGCTAAATATTTAGGCTGGAAACAAGCGGATGCGGACGGATATATCGAGTGGGAGTGGAAAATTGGTGTGAATACCACACCGGGCTCGTGGCCATTTGTAATTCAGCTTGATGACGGTAGATCTATTGAGGTCATGTTCACAGTAGTGAAATGAGTGAAAGGGAAAGGAGTGTAATCCATGGCGGAGTGGGCATTCTGGGGATGTCTGCCGTTTCTGGCAGCTGCATTTATTACGGATCTAAAGTCGATGAGAATACCAAACTGGATCACTGTGTCAGGCTTGCTTGCTGGTCTGCTTGCTCAAGTGCTGATGAGTGGCTGGGATGGACTGCTGAAGGCTGGTGTGGGTGCTGCTGCAGGATTTTCAGTGCTTCTGATCATGCATTTGATAGGGGCGGTTGGCGCGGGAGATGTTAAGCTTTTTGCCGGGATCGGGGCGTGGACAGGAATAATGTTTACATTGCAGGTCGTGATGTACTCCGTTCTGTTCGGAGCTTTAATAGGCTGGCTAATTGTTATAAAGAGACGGGAGACAGGTAGGCGTACGCGTAAGGTTATTAACACAATTTCTGGATTTATATTATTGAAGAGTTCATTCCTAGTAAGAAATAAAGATAGTGAGCTGTTGAGATTTCCTTTCATGCTGGCTGTAATCCCTGGGACCATATGCGCTTATCTTTATTTTTAAAATAGGAGGTGGTGATGCTTGTTGTACGGATTAACCCGTGACTTTATGCAGCAGGACGGTATATATATGATGCTTGGCGAACCAGAAGGGATGCCGGTGGGTAAGCTTAATATGGTTCAAGCTCGTATGCTGATGAACACCGAAATTCCTCATCATTTAAGGTTATTACTTAGGGAAGTCGATTTGAAGGTTACCCTGGAATATGCTGTTCTGCGCAAAAAAATGCTCAGTCGTTTGCTCAAAAGTGAGAAGCTGAGCATGACCTCATTTTTTGGCTTACTTCTGCAAATTGCGCAGGGGATGGAAGATGGCAGGTTATTTATGCTGCGGGCGGATCAGTATGCTTTGCATGAGGATTATATTTTTATTGAAGGCTCGTTGCAGAGTGGTAAGGTATACCTCACCTATATCCCTGTTCAGGGGAATGACCCTGCTTCTAAGCTGAGAGAGTCTCTCAGAGCGCTAATCATGGTGATGATGGCGTCTATCACAGAGCTTACTGGCAGTGGTGTTCAAAGAGTATTGCAATACTGTGGGGAAGAAGAATTTACACCAGCGGGCTTAAAGGGTCTTCTTTCAGAGCTGTTGACAGAGGGCGACTCTATTAGAGGGCAATTCAGTAGTAACGAAGAAATGGCATCCACATCACCTAAAATGACAGAAGCACGTCTGGTAGAACCTGAAAGACGAATGCACGAGAGAGCAAGGGAACTGTTTGTGAATGAGGCAGCTGCTCCCCAGAAAAAAATAAGTGAGCGGAACGAGGAAAAGGGTCTGCATACGCAACAGAACTCAGCTCCGCGGTTAAGCAGCTATTCTAGTCCCAGCTATAGGATGAAAGAAGAGGAGAGTTCGCTTCGGTCTACGGACGATAATCAGTTGACGAATTCACAATCCTCAAGCTCAAGAACTTATGTAATTCTAGGGTGCTTATTGGGAGATGCATTATTATGGAAATTCCTATATTTGAATAGTCCAAAGCCATTATGGCTAGCCGTTTGTGGAATCGCAACGATCGCATTGGCTGCCTTAAGCTGGATGGTATGGAGCGGAAGGATAAGGTTTGGAAGTAACGAAGATAAGGATCATACAAGTGAGGATTCTGCTGAAGATGCAAACTGGAGTCCGAGTCGAAGAGAATTGGAGTGGAATTTCGGTAGGAATCCTGTGAACACTGCGCGTCCTGCAGCAACGATTCCAAAGGTAGATCAGCATCCATCCGATCCATTATCTAGCATTCCATCAGCACGATCTGAATCAAGAGCAGAAGAATCTAGTTTTGTAACACCACCAGCGCCTATAGCCCCAACCGCTTTATTATCACGGGAGGAAACACCTGAACAAGACAAACGCAATGAGAAGCTAGCTCGAAATGTTCCTTATCTCAAAAGAAGCGATGAGGAAGAAGCAGAGTCGGAAACCATAGCGTTAAACCGAACTAGCTTTATCATTGGCCGATCGGCAGAAGTAGCTCAGTATGTAGAAAGATCAGAAGGAGCTTCAAGAGTACATGCGGAGATATCTAGGAGCCCAAGCGGATACGTACTTAAGGATCTCGACTCCAGAAATGGAACGCTTTTTCAAGGCGAAGCCATGATCCCTTACAAAGAGTACCCGCTGTCAGAGGGGACCGTATTTAAGATTGTAAAAGGAAGTTACACATTCCACATGGGATGAAGAATACAAGCAAAGAATGTTAATTCTGCTATTTTTGGCTTTTCAAATCTTCTAATGCGGTTTGAAGTGTGGGGAAGGTAAAGATAAAGCCATGTTCTAATGCCGCCGATGGAAGAACGCGTTGTCCTTTGAGCAAGATATCAGACAATTCACCTACTGCTGTTTTTAACAGGATGGCGGGTAGTGGGAACCAATGCGGCCGTTTGTATACTTTGCCGATCGTTCTACCGAACTCTTCGTTCGTGACCGGATGTGGTGCAGTCGCATTAACAGGTCCGGTGATGGTGGGATTCTCAACACAAAAATCGATTAGACGGACGATATCCGTCAGGTGAATCCAGGATACCCACTGGTTTCCCGCGCCGATATTACCACCAAAGCCCAGTAAATAGGGAAGCTTCATCTTGGGGAATGCTCCGTTTCGGTTACCGAGCACAACCCCAGTACGCAATTTGATCATACGGATATTCTTGTATGCTTCATCAGTAGCCTCTTCCCAGGTCTTAACCACTTCAGAAGGGAAGTCCATGACATGGGCTGGTGATGATTCACTAAAGGTATCTTGCAAAGAGGTTCCGTAAATAGCCACAGCGGACGCCTGAATGACTACAGAAGGTTTGTGTTTCAAACGGGCGAGTAGTTTAGCTGCTGCGGAAACGGTTGCAAGACGGGATTGCATAATTGCTTTTTTGCCGCTTGGACTCCAACGCTGGCTAAGAGAAGCTCCAGCAAGATTGACCAAGGCATCCACATTTTCTAAGGGCGTTTGATCATTGTTAAGGCTGTCCCATGTGTGGTAACTCAGCTTAGGATGATAAGGTGCAGCCTTAGGTAGATTGCGACCGACGATTGCAACTTCATTGCCTGCTAGTAGCCAGTATTTTGCTAGTTCGCTGCCAATAAAACCGGTGCCGCCACATATCACATATTTCATAAGGTGGGCCTCCGTTCTGAACGCGACATTTGATTAACAATCACTTAAACAAATGCTGGTAAGCAGAGTAGTCGATTTTATTCTTTTCGAGAAAATTGACGAGGAAACGATTGTCACGCCGCGGTGTGGCGACTATGTAACCTTTAATGCAGTGATCACGAGTAACTTCTTTTGCATTACTTTCCACAGCGATCTTACCGATCTCAGCAGCAATGGAATGTTTGGCGATATCGCGAAAAGGGCTAGGCACAGGCTGAACAAGCTGGTCTAAGAAAGCTTTTGATTCATCACTCCAGAGTGAACGGCTGCGTTCTACCCAGTAATTTTGCCAGTCCAGCTTTGATTTTCCATCGGCTTTAGGCAGCACCTTTAGGAATTTCCGGAACATAAAAAAACCGCCGATACACATAGAACCCAGCAGCATAAATGTCCAGAAAGCGATAGAGTTCATGAACCAATTGCTCGGTGTTGCGGATAATAAACCAAGTCCTGATTGGATAGACATGCATACACCACCTTTTGGCAATGAGTATTCTCACATAATTTAATCTCATATTAAAGTATAGCTTATTTCCAAAGTTTTGCGAAGCAGAACCCAGCATATTGACCTTGTCTAGATTTATTTTTCTGATCACGGTAGAATAGGGGGTAATTCGTGAAGGAAAGAGGGAAGAAGTATGCTGAAAATAGGTTCACACGTGTCTTGCTCGGACAAGGGTCTTTTGACCGCAGCAAATGAAGCAAATGAGTATGGTTCCAGCTCATTTATGATATATACAGGAGCGCCACAGAACACGCGCCGCAAGCCGATTGATGCCATGTATCCCGTTGAAGGGAAGCAAGCAATGAAAGAAAATGGTGTGGAGGAGATAGTCGTCCATGCACCTTACATTATTAATCTCGCTTCCTACAAAGAGAATACGTATCAGTTGGCCGTTGATTTCTTGCAAGAGGAAATCCGCCGTACGCATGCGCTTGAGGTCAAGCATATCGTATTACATCCAGGTGCATTTACTGATAAGGATGCTGAGTACGGTATCCAGCGGATTGCAGATGGCCTTAATGAGGTACTTGGGGGAACCAATGAAACGGAAGTTCATATCGCCCTAGAAACTATGGCTGGTAAGGGAACAGAGATTGGGCGTAGCTTCGAGGAGATTGCTTCTATTATTGATAAGGTTGAACATAACGAGCGTTTGTCCGTATGTCTTGATACTTGTCACATTCATGATGCTGGCTATGATATCGTTAATGATTTGGATGGCGTTCTAAACAAGTTTGATGAGATTATCGGCTTGAATCGTCTAGGTGTTATCCATATCAATGA contains the following coding sequences:
- a CDS encoding TadE family protein, with product MGYGYWIRGKTKEEGSMVVEAAMVLPIFLLFVLFLISIVQMTLYSTALQSTASDTVKSISTHIYPAALAVQKWGATIETGADPVKDGTDLSTGNQAESNWTIPRLSLTDWGSSYAMSLPKPLNEWVMSALEKGEGPLQKLQAETSESVLDLAIKPLLKPYLSSDLLDYDRIHVSNIIVPELKKSTRPYFGLVVSYELPMKVPFLNQRIVLEASAVERLWIGDTGEGTNKGNDGTGQPEDFIKILEKPNPAVANKQGKVRAKIPPNASASLSVFYKSGGSTAKYLGWKQADADGYIEWEWKIGVNTTPGSWPFVIQLDDGRSIEVMFTVVK
- a CDS encoding prepilin peptidase, whose translation is MAEWAFWGCLPFLAAAFITDLKSMRIPNWITVSGLLAGLLAQVLMSGWDGLLKAGVGAAAGFSVLLIMHLIGAVGAGDVKLFAGIGAWTGIMFTLQVVMYSVLFGALIGWLIVIKRRETGRRTRKVINTISGFILLKSSFLVRNKDSELLRFPFMLAVIPGTICAYLYF
- a CDS encoding DUF6382 domain-containing protein is translated as MLYGLTRDFMQQDGIYMMLGEPEGMPVGKLNMVQARMLMNTEIPHHLRLLLREVDLKVTLEYAVLRKKMLSRLLKSEKLSMTSFFGLLLQIAQGMEDGRLFMLRADQYALHEDYIFIEGSLQSGKVYLTYIPVQGNDPASKLRESLRALIMVMMASITELTGSGVQRVLQYCGEEEFTPAGLKGLLSELLTEGDSIRGQFSSNEEMASTSPKMTEARLVEPERRMHERARELFVNEAAAPQKKISERNEEKGLHTQQNSAPRLSSYSSPSYRMKEEESSLRSTDDNQLTNSQSSSSRTYVILGCLLGDALLWKFLYLNSPKPLWLAVCGIATIALAALSWMVWSGRIRFGSNEDKDHTSEDSAEDANWSPSRRELEWNFGRNPVNTARPAATIPKVDQHPSDPLSSIPSARSESRAEESSFVTPPAPIAPTALLSREETPEQDKRNEKLARNVPYLKRSDEEEAESETIALNRTSFIIGRSAEVAQYVERSEGASRVHAEISRSPSGYVLKDLDSRNGTLFQGEAMIPYKEYPLSEGTVFKIVKGSYTFHMG
- a CDS encoding TIGR01777 family oxidoreductase, producing the protein MKYVICGGTGFIGSELAKYWLLAGNEVAIVGRNLPKAAPYHPKLSYHTWDSLNNDQTPLENVDALVNLAGASLSQRWSPSGKKAIMQSRLATVSAAAKLLARLKHKPSVVIQASAVAIYGTSLQDTFSESSPAHVMDFPSEVVKTWEEATDEAYKNIRMIKLRTGVVLGNRNGAFPKMKLPYLLGFGGNIGAGNQWVSWIHLTDIVRLIDFCVENPTITGPVNATAPHPVTNEEFGRTIGKVYKRPHWFPLPAILLKTAVGELSDILLKGQRVLPSAALEHGFIFTFPTLQTALEDLKSQK
- a CDS encoding DUF2621 domain-containing protein, with amino-acid sequence MSIQSGLGLLSATPSNWFMNSIAFWTFMLLGSMCIGGFFMFRKFLKVLPKADGKSKLDWQNYWVERSRSLWSDESKAFLDQLVQPVPSPFRDIAKHSIAAEIGKIAVESNAKEVTRDHCIKGYIVATPRRDNRFLVNFLEKNKIDYSAYQHLFK
- a CDS encoding deoxyribonuclease IV, translated to MLKIGSHVSCSDKGLLTAANEANEYGSSSFMIYTGAPQNTRRKPIDAMYPVEGKQAMKENGVEEIVVHAPYIINLASYKENTYQLAVDFLQEEIRRTHALEVKHIVLHPGAFTDKDAEYGIQRIADGLNEVLGGTNETEVHIALETMAGKGTEIGRSFEEIASIIDKVEHNERLSVCLDTCHIHDAGYDIVNDLDGVLNKFDEIIGLNRLGVIHINDSKNPCGAGKDRHTPIGSGWIGFDTINKIVHHEKLAGLPFILETPWVGKDAKKQRPMYEVEIALLRGNVAERFGPEFIEDVEKLRDFFANKEIDSRQYVLNVWEMLKNDAKAKKADPREPLERLYDEVIAAELFPGLSEEAINHRLIAWLAGK